The Candidatus Methylomirabilota bacterium genome segment GAGTCGGTGCTGATGGGCCTGAACAAGGAGGTGGCGCTCTCGTCGGGGTCGGCCTGCACGTCGGCTACCCTGGAGCCCTCCTACGTGATCGCGGCCTTGGGAGTCGGCGCCGATCTTGCCCACTCGTCGATCCGGTTCGGCCTCCATCGGTTCACGACCGAGGAGGAGGTGGACTACGTCGCCAACCGGACGATCGAAGTGGTGACGCGGCTCCGCGAGATGTCGCCGCTCTACGAGTTGGCGAAAGAAGGGGTCGACATCAAGTCCATCCAGTGGAAGGCTGAGTAAAGGGGGACGCGCGCATGGCGTACAGCGAGAAGGTCATCGACCACTACAACAACCCGCGGAACGTCGGCTCCTTCGCCAAGGATCTGCCGGGCATCGGGACGGGGCTCGTGGGCGCGCCGGAGTGCGGCGACGTGATGAAGCTCCAGATCAAGGTGAACCTGGACACCGGCGTCATCGAGGACGCCAAGTTCAAGACGTTCGGCTGTGGCTCGGCGATCGCGAGCTCGAGCCTGGCCACCGAGTGGCTCAAGGGGAAGAGCGTCGACGACGCGCTCAGGATCAAGAACACCGACATCGTGAACGAGCTGAAGCTGCCGCCGGTCAAGATCCACTGCTCGGTCCTGGCCGAGGACGCCATCAAGGCGGCCATCCAGGACTTCCAGGAGAAGTGGGCCCAGAAGCAGGCGGAGACGGCGGCGCGGGCCTGAACACCGAGGAGCTGGTATGGCTGTTTCGCTGAGTCCGGTGGCGCTCAAGCGGGTGAAGGAACTGATGGAGAGTCAGGGGCTGCAGAGCGCCTTCCTGCGCATGGGAGTGAAAGGGGGGGGCTGCTCGGGACTCTCCTACAACCTCGAGTTCGACACCGAGCTGGGGAAATTCGACAAGCAGTTCGACGTCGACGGCATCAAGGTCGTGGTGGATGCCAAGAGCTACCTTTACCTGAACGGCTCGACGCTCGACTGGGTGAACCAGGGGCTGGCGGGCGGTTTCACGTTCGTCAACCCCAATGCCAAGTCGAGTTGCGGCTGCGGAACCTCCTTCACGACCTGAGCCGGACGGTCGATGGGCGTGTGACTCGCTCCGGGGTCGCTCTCGATGCACCACCGGGCCTCGAGCGAGGCCCGGTCTGGTTTCGAGGAAGTGGTCGGGTTGGTCCCTGGGAGACAGAGGGAAGCAGTGGTGACGGGAACCGTGAAGTGCTGGAGCTGCGGCGCCGAGGCGCCGGGCGGTGAGCTCTGCCCGGAGTGCGGACGCCTCCAGCCGTTCCCGGCCGGCACCGACCACTGGGCCGTCCTGGGACTCGAGCGCCGGCTCGGCCTGGATCGGGGCGACCTGGAGCGGCGGTTCCACGAGTTGAACCGGCGCTTCCACCCGGACTACTTCCGGCTGCGCTCCCCCGAAGAGCAGGCCATCAGCCTGGAGGACTCGGCCGCGGTCAATACGGCCTACCGCGCCCTGCGGGAGCCTCTCGCGCGGGTCGAGTACCTGCTCGAGCGTGAGGGGCTGGGGCTGGGGGGGGCCGGCCAGGGGCAGCCGCCGGCGGACCTCTTCGAGGAGATCATGGAAGTGCAGGAGGCCCGGCAAGAGCTCGCCACCGCGGGTCCGGACCAGGCTCCGGCGTTGCGGGCCCGGCTGGAGGCGGCGCGGACGGAGCTCGACGGGCGCCGGTTCCGGACGGAGACGCGGCTGACCGATCTGTTCCCGCGCTGGGACGCGGCACCGGAAGCGGAGCGGCGGCCTATGCTCATGGCAATGCGCGACCAGCTGGCGACGCGGGCCTATCTGAAGACGGTCCTGCGCGATCTGAACGCCGCCCTCGACAGGACGGAGTGAGAGCCGGTGAGGGAATTTATGCGGGACGTGATCGTGCGGGGACGACGAGACGCAGCAGTCTGCTGGAGGGGGTTGGGGGGGAGCGGCAGCGGGCGCTCCCGCCCCAAGCTGAACTGATGGCGGAGCTGGACATCAAATCGGCCTCTCGCGGCAAGCCGCGCGAGATGCCTCGAGAGCTGGTGGTCGGAATCGACCTGGGGACGACCAACAGCCTCGTCGCGTACATGGACGATGGCGTCCCTCGGGTCATCCCGGACGAAGAGGGGCGGCCGCTCCTGCCGTCGGTCGTCGCCTTCAATCCGGACGGGGCGGTGGTGGGCGAGCCGGCGAAACGGCAGCTCATCCGGAACGCCGAGCGCGCCGTCTACTCCGTCAAGCGCTTCATGGGGAAGGGGTACGAGGACGTCAAGGAAGAGCTGCGATACTTTCCCTTCCACGTGACGCCGAGCCAGGAAGTGGTGCGCATCCGCGTCGCCGACCGCGACCTGACACCGCCGGAGATCTCGGCTCTCGTCCTGAAGGAGCTCCGGCGGCGCGCCGAGCGGCATTTCAGCCGGTCGGTGGACAAGGCGGTCATCACCGTGCCCGCCTACTTCAACGACAGCCAGCGTCAGGCGACCAGGGATGCCGGCCGGATCGCCGGCCTCGACGTGCTCCGGATCGTCAACGAGCCCACCGCCGCCTGCCTCGCCTACGGGCTTCAGAAGAAGAGCGAAGGGATCATCGCCGTGTACGACCTCGGGGGGGGGACCTTCGACATCTCCATCCTCAAGGTCAAGGCGGGGATCTTCGAGGTCCTGTCGACGAACGGGGACACGCACCTGGGGGGTGACGACCTCGACCGGGCGCTGGTGGACGTCATCCTGGCCGAGATCCGGGAACGACACGGCCTGGACGTTGGCGGAGACGCCGAAGCGATGCAGGAGATCCGGCTGGGGGCTGAAGCGGCGCGGGTCCGCCTGTCGAGCGCCGAGCGGACCGTCCTGACGCTTCCCATGCCGCAACACGGGTTCGTCTACCGACGGGAGCTCGGGCGGCCCGAGCTCGAGCGCCTGATCGAGCCCATCGTCGAGCGGACACTGAGACCCTGCCGCCTGGTCGTGGCCGATGCCGGGGTCAGCACCGCGCAGATCGACGAGGTGGTGCTGGTGGGCGGCGCGACCCGCACGCCCCTCGTTCGTCGGCGGGTGGAGGAGCTGTTCGGCAAGCGCCCGCATTCGGAGCTGAATCCGGACGAAGTGGTGGCCCTCGGCGCCGCGGTCCAGGCCGACATCCTGGCCGGCGGCACCACGAACCTGCTGCTGCTCGACGTCACGCCGCTGTCGCTGGGCATCGAGACGCTGGGCGGGGCCGTGGGCGTCTTGATCCCGCGGAACACGACCATCCCGACCTCCGCCAAGGAGGGCTTCACCACCTCGGTGGACGGCCAGTCGGTCGTCGACATGCACGTTGTTCAGGGCGAGCGTGACCTGGCGACGGATAATCGGAGCCTGGCCCGCTTCGAGCTGCGGGGGATCCCACCGATGCCGGCCGGCATCCCGCGGATCGAGGTCACCTTCCTGATCGACGCCAACGGAATCCTGAACGTGGCGGCCAAGGAGCTGCGGAGCGGGACCCAGGCCTCGGTGGAGGTGCGGCCGACCTACGGCCTCACCGAGACCGAGGTCGAGCGGATGATCGACGAGTCGCTCCAGTTCGCCGAGGAGGACGTCCGGGCTCGAATGCTGATCGACGCCCGCAACGAAGCCGACACGGTCCTGCGGGCGACCGAGAAGGCCCTGGTCCAGGGAAGCGGCCTGGTGTCGGCCGAGGAAGCGGACCGGATCCAGGCCGCCACCGCCGAGCTGCGCGCGGTCCGGGACG includes the following:
- the iscU gene encoding Fe-S cluster assembly scaffold IscU; protein product: MAYSEKVIDHYNNPRNVGSFAKDLPGIGTGLVGAPECGDVMKLQIKVNLDTGVIEDAKFKTFGCGSAIASSSLATEWLKGKSVDDALRIKNTDIVNELKLPPVKIHCSVLAEDAIKAAIQDFQEKWAQKQAETAARA
- a CDS encoding iron-sulfur cluster assembly accessory protein encodes the protein MAVSLSPVALKRVKELMESQGLQSAFLRMGVKGGGCSGLSYNLEFDTELGKFDKQFDVDGIKVVVDAKSYLYLNGSTLDWVNQGLAGGFTFVNPNAKSSCGCGTSFTT
- the hscA gene encoding Fe-S protein assembly chaperone HscA, whose amino-acid sequence is MAELDIKSASRGKPREMPRELVVGIDLGTTNSLVAYMDDGVPRVIPDEEGRPLLPSVVAFNPDGAVVGEPAKRQLIRNAERAVYSVKRFMGKGYEDVKEELRYFPFHVTPSQEVVRIRVADRDLTPPEISALVLKELRRRAERHFSRSVDKAVITVPAYFNDSQRQATRDAGRIAGLDVLRIVNEPTAACLAYGLQKKSEGIIAVYDLGGGTFDISILKVKAGIFEVLSTNGDTHLGGDDLDRALVDVILAEIRERHGLDVGGDAEAMQEIRLGAEAARVRLSSAERTVLTLPMPQHGFVYRRELGRPELERLIEPIVERTLRPCRLVVADAGVSTAQIDEVVLVGGATRTPLVRRRVEELFGKRPHSELNPDEVVALGAAVQADILAGGTTNLLLLDVTPLSLGIETLGGAVGVLIPRNTTIPTSAKEGFTTSVDGQSVVDMHVVQGERDLATDNRSLARFELRGIPPMPAGIPRIEVTFLIDANGILNVAAKELRSGTQASVEVRPTYGLTETEVERMIDESLQFAEEDVRARMLIDARNEADTVLRATEKALVQGSGLVSAEEADRIQAATAELRAVRDGEDIDGIRAATDRLNHETHRLAELLMDSALREALRNRRVTEALEKK